The Chitinophagaceae bacterium DNA window TCAACCCGAAGCTTTAATACTTGACATTGAGTTGATAGGTGACAGCATGAGCGGTTTGGATGTTGCTCAAAGACTCGATTTACCTGTTTTGTTTGTAAGCGGTAAAACTAAAGATTACTATCGCGGTATTGAAGATTTAAATATCAGTTCAGCCAAAGTAATAGAACATATCACAAAGCCAATAACATTAGATAAATTAAAAAAAATACTGCCCAAGTTTATCAAATCTATACAGGTACATGAAAAGTTAGAGTACGTATTTTTAAATTTTGAAGGAGAACGAAACAGAACCAGGGTTCCGATTGATTCTATAGTTTGTCTTGAAACCGATACCGGAAGTAGTGGAAAGTCTAACAATAAAACTATTTACTTTACTGACCGCAAACCGAAAAAATTAATTGATTTTTCTTTCACTAAGATGCCTGAAGTTGGCTTTGATGAAACGATATTTATCAAACCTCATCAATCATATCGTGTAAATGTCTCTAAGATTATATATTCAAATAGAAAAACTAACGAGTTAGGAGTACAAGTGTGCGATGAATCAGAAAAGATTGATGATAAAGTAATTCCTATATCTGAAAACTTCAGGAAACACGTGCCTAATCTATAGTTCCGCTCTTATTACCCGGTAAAACCGGTTTTCCATGATAAAAATCCGCTCTTATTACTCTAACAGGGTTTACATTACCCGTAATTAGAGTGCCCTCAAAATCATGCTGACATTTGCTTCATAACCAAAAATTATAAGCAAATGATACCATCAGTAAATTTTCATTTATGGGAACCGTGCAACATGCGTTGCAAATTTTGTTTCGCAACATTTCAGGATGTTAAAAACAGTATTCTTCCAAAAGGACACTTACCAAAAGAGCAATCTCTGGAGGTTGTGGAACAATTAGCAGAAATTGGATTTGAAAAAATCACCTTCGCCGGTGGAGAGCCAACACTTTGCCCCTGGCTGCCGGATTTAATCAAAACAGCCAAAGAGTTTGGTATGACTACCATGATAGTAACTAATGGTAGTAAACTCTCTGAGATATTTCTACAAGAAAACAAAAACTATCTCGACTGGATTGCTATCAGCATTGATAGTTTAAATCCGGAAACAAACCTCCGGGCAGGCAGAGCCATTACCGGCAAAAAAACTTTGTCTATTGACGATTACAAAATCTTAGTAGATCGTGTAAAAAAGTATGGCTACGGACTCAAAATCAATACTGTTGTCCATCGCTTAAACCATGCTGAAGACATGAGTGAGTTTATCGATTACGCAAAACCAAAACGCTGGAAAATCTTTCAGGTGTTGCCAATTAGCGGGCAAAACGATAATAAGATTGACGATTTAAAAATTGGAGGTAAACAATTCCTGAAATTTGTAGAACGCCATAAAGAATTACAAAAAAATACTGTCATTATTCCAGAATCAAATGATGATATGAAAGGGTCTTACGCAATGGTAGACCCGGCCGGGAGATTTTATGACAATGCAAAAGGCAAGCACAATTATAGCAGACCGATATTAGATATAGGTGCAAGATTAGCTATTCAGCAAGTGAATTATGACTTTACAAAATTTGTGGAAAGAGGCGGAATTTACAAATGGAAAAGGCTATCTGAATTTCCGGTAAAAATAACACTTTCCGGTAAAGTTGCCTCAGGCAAAACCACCATTGGTAAACTACTCGCAAAAAAGCTGAATTACAAATTTGTTTCAATCGGTAATAAAACAAGAGAATTTGCTGAAAAACAAGGGCTTGATATAGTTAGTTTTCAAAATCATTGCCTTCAAAACCCGGAAATTGATAAGCAAATCGACAAAACATTTTCTAAAGAATGTAATGAGGAAAAGAATCTGATTATTGACTACCGGCTTGGGTTTTTATTCATTCGAAATGCCTTCCACATTTTCATCAAAATATCTGATGAGGCAGCTATTCAACGCCTGAAAAATGCAAACAGGCAAAAGGAAACCCACCATACGGTCAAACTTCGCAATTACAAATTCAGTCAACAATTCTTCGAGGTTTATGGAATTGATTACACAGCAGAAAAAAACTATGATCTGATTATAGATGCAGACAACTTCAGTAGCCCGGACGAAATAGCAGACTTTATTCTTAACACTATAAATGAGCAGCTATGAATAAAATATTAGAGTTTATTAAATCAAACCATTTCATGCTCCGGCAGTGGGACCGAAAGATTGAAGACAAGATACTTTA harbors:
- a CDS encoding response regulator encodes the protein MGKLKVAILEDNKELLKDLKENLDETNLVEVVAWASKSEELLEKVKNAQPEALILDIELIGDSMSGLDVAQRLDLPVLFVSGKTKDYYRGIEDLNISSAKVIEHITKPITLDKLKKILPKFIKSIQVHEKLEYVFLNFEGERNRTRVPIDSIVCLETDTGSSGKSNNKTIYFTDRKPKKLIDFSFTKMPEVGFDETIFIKPHQSYRVNVSKIIYSNRKTNELGVQVCDESEKIDDKVIPISENFRKHVPNL